A genomic segment from Salvia splendens isolate huo1 chromosome 13, SspV2, whole genome shotgun sequence encodes:
- the LOC121761326 gene encoding uncharacterized protein LOC121761326 isoform X1 produces the protein MEKGSTRKPPLPPRRRQRMEEKASAAARKPPLPPRRQRVDEKGSAAARNPPLPLRRKRKSGETPNRSWVADQLRLRDRYVKISSKISVSMVRDMYNVRADWPDDFNVDLALYLITKVQSIEHDNHDQAALSLLKDGHLRIWFPFFRDFALLLLSLCKVDGNLWADRLAQHLIQYIGMKLQSSTKQPDADADADGDDASPSKKLKGS, from the exons ATGGAAAAGGGCTCCACCAGAAAACCGCCCCTTCCTCCCCGTCGTCGTCAAAG AATGGAAGAGAaagcctccgccgccgccagaaAACCGCCCCTCCCTCCCCGTCGTCAAAG AGTGGATGAGAAGGGTTCCGCCGCCGCCAGAAACCCGCCCCTCCCTCTCCGTCGTAAAAG AAAATCGGGTGAAACACCAAATCGTTCTTGGGTTGCCGATCAGCTGCGCCTTAGGGATAGATATGTCAAAATCTCATCTAAGATATCTGTATCAATGGTGAGGGATATGTACAATGTGCGAGCAGACTGGCCTGATGATTTTAATGTTGATTTAGCTCTATACTTGATAACCAAGGTTCAATCTATTGAGCATGATAATCATGATCAGGCTGCCTTATCCCTCCTAAAGGATGGTCATTTACGTATATGGTTTCCCTTCTTCCGGGACTTCGCACTATTGCTCCTTTCTCTCTGCAAGGTCGACGGAAATTTGTGGGCTGATCGTTTGGCTCAGCATCTCATTCAATATATTGGAATGAAGCTTCAGTCATCCACCAAGCAACCTGATGCTGATGCTGATGCTGATGGTGACGATGCTAGCCCCTCAAAGAAACTCAAGGGATCATAG
- the LOC121761326 gene encoding uncharacterized protein LOC121761326 isoform X2: MEKGSTRKPPLPPRRRQRMEEKASAAARKPPLPPRRQRVDEKGSAAARNPPLPLRRKRKSGETPNRSWVADQLRLRDRYVKISSKISVSMAALSLLKDGHLRIWFPFFRDFALLLLSLCKVDGNLWADRLAQHLIQYIGMKLQSSTKQPDADADADGDDASPSKKLKGS, translated from the exons ATGGAAAAGGGCTCCACCAGAAAACCGCCCCTTCCTCCCCGTCGTCGTCAAAG AATGGAAGAGAaagcctccgccgccgccagaaAACCGCCCCTCCCTCCCCGTCGTCAAAG AGTGGATGAGAAGGGTTCCGCCGCCGCCAGAAACCCGCCCCTCCCTCTCCGTCGTAAAAG AAAATCGGGTGAAACACCAAATCGTTCTTGGGTTGCCGATCAGCTGCGCCTTAGGGATAGATATGTCAAAATCTCATCTAAGATATCTGTATCAATG GCTGCCTTATCCCTCCTAAAGGATGGTCATTTACGTATATGGTTTCCCTTCTTCCGGGACTTCGCACTATTGCTCCTTTCTCTCTGCAAGGTCGACGGAAATTTGTGGGCTGATCGTTTGGCTCAGCATCTCATTCAATATATTGGAATGAAGCTTCAGTCATCCACCAAGCAACCTGATGCTGATGCTGATGCTGATGGTGACGATGCTAGCCCCTCAAAGAAACTCAAGGGATCATAG